From one Humulus lupulus chromosome 8, drHumLupu1.1, whole genome shotgun sequence genomic stretch:
- the LOC133798551 gene encoding protein RETARDED ROOT GROWTH-LIKE: protein MWRSRTIDAHFRTMRLISSLVSSSSPLILVRSINNQAHLPSLLPNPSHSLPPKSAISPIVTFTLSSLSGLRSQSFNSGIGFHVVRCASSVSPAQTFEWNEPVSCSEVGDGDDGTVDEDTRPYIPVRAYFFSTSVDLRRLVEQNRANFIPPTSRMTNYVLLKFGELSKANGLRASLSGSDCCYMVVFQYGSIVLFNVREHEIDGYLKIVEKHASGLLPEMRKDEYEVREKSTLDTWMEGGLDYIMLQYVNTDGIRTIGSVLGQSIALDYYVRQVDGMVAEFTDINRGMETTGKFKMKRKKLFQLVGKANSNLADVILKLGLFERSDIAWKDAKYAQIWEYLRDEFELTQRFASLDFKLKFVEHNIRFLQEILQNRKSDFLEWLIIALIGAEILLSLYDIIHRSALTSL, encoded by the exons ATGTGGCGCTCTCGCACCATAGACGCCCATTTCAGGACCATGCGTCTCATCTCTTCTCtcgtttcttcttcttctccactCATCCTAGTCCGTTCAATCAACAACCAAGCACACCTTCCTTCTCTCTTGCCCAATCCCTCTCACTCTCTTCCTCCCAAATCCGCAATCTCCCCTATTGTTACCTTTACGCTTTCCTCTCTCTCCGGTCTCCGAAGCCAGAGCTTTAACTCCGGAATTGGATTCCATGTCGTCCGCTGCGCATCTTCGGTGTCGCCTGCCCAGACATTTGAGTGGAACGAGCCGGTCTCCTGCTCGGAGGTCGGAGATGGTGACGATGGCACTGTGGATGAAGATACCAGACCCTACATTCCCGTTAGAGCTTATTTTTTCTCCACTAG TGTGGATTTGAGAAGATTAGTGGAACAGAACAGGGCAAATTTTATCCCACCAACATCAAGAATGACTAATTACGTTCTTCTTAAATTCGGCGAGCTTTCGAAAGCCAAT GGTTTGCGTGCTTCTTTAAGTGGGAGTGACTGCTGCTACATGGTTGTCTTTCAATATGGTTCCATCGTCTTGTTTAATGTCCGCGAACATGAGATTGATGGGTATCTGAAAATTGTAGAGAAACATGCGTCAGGATTACTACCTGAAATGAGAAAGGATG AGTATGAAGTAAGAGAGAAGTCGACATTAGACACATGGATGGAAGGAGGCTTGGATTATATAATGTTACAGTATGTTAATACTGATGGGATTCGTACCATCGGTAGTGTTCTTGGTCAAAGTATTGCTCTTGATTACTACGTTCGCCAG GTTGATGGAATGGTTGCAGAATTCACAGACATTAACCGTGGAATGGAAACAACTGGAAAGTTTaagatgaagagaaaaaaattatttcaattaGTTGGAAAGGCGAATTCTAATCTTGCTGATGTGATTCTTAAGCTTGGACTGTTTGAGAG ATCAGATATTGCCTGGAAAGATGCTAAATATGCTCAGATATGGGAATATCTCAGAGATGAATTTGAGTTAACCCAGAGATTCGCAAGTCTCGATTTCAAGTTGAAGTTTGTGGAG CATAATATTCGGTTTCTTCAGGAAATTCTTCAAAATAGGAAATCAGATTTCTTGGAGTGGCTCATTATCGCCTTGATAGGTGCTGAAATTCTGCTATCTCTTTATGACATTATACATAGATCTGCACTCACTTCACTATAG